In Candidatus Hydrogenedentota bacterium, one genomic interval encodes:
- a CDS encoding BLUF domain-containing protein: MQLVRLIYVSRMTEECDMAALQDILKTARRKNRRLDVSGALCYDPAFFMQCLEGPREHVNLLYMVIARDPRHTNVTLLEYADVKHRVFGDWSMAFLNAGDIDKQTLKKYSGRGRFNPYRLNAKQAREFLIEVVGQKRGAMPDRD; this comes from the coding sequence ATGCAACTCGTGAGATTAATCTATGTCAGCAGGATGACCGAGGAATGCGATATGGCCGCGCTCCAGGACATCCTGAAGACGGCACGCAGAAAGAACAGACGACTTGACGTCTCGGGCGCGCTCTGCTACGACCCGGCGTTCTTCATGCAGTGTCTGGAGGGACCCAGGGAGCACGTCAACCTTCTCTACATGGTTATCGCCCGGGACCCGCGCCACACGAACGTCACGCTGCTGGAATATGCCGACGTCAAGCACCGGGTATTCGGCGACTGGTCGATGGCCTTCCTGAATGCCGGCGACATCGACAAGCAGACGCTGAAGAAGTACAGCGGCCGGGGAAGATTCAATCCTTATCGCTTGAACGCGAAGCAGGCGCGCGAATTCCTCATCGAAGTGGTCGGCCAGAAACGCGGTGCGATGCCGGACCGCGACTGA